A single window of Chiloscyllium plagiosum isolate BGI_BamShark_2017 unplaced genomic scaffold, ASM401019v2 scaf_8716, whole genome shotgun sequence DNA harbors:
- the LOC122547102 gene encoding procathepsin L-like, whose product IQLRTATVDSRREGVVTPVKNQGQCHSDWAFSATGSIEGQWAKKHGNLVSLSEQNLIDCYDWGSGCYGGSASHAFDEVIELQGINSAETYLYTGKDRDYCRFQPDKIAAKITDDKWVWGGEAALEQAVREIGPMSVVINASLKSFQHYKGGVYYDENCNGYVTDEVLVVGFGIEDGMNYWLVKNSWGTDWGEDGYIKIAKDRGNHCEIASFVRYPVV is encoded by the exons GGTCAATGTCATTCTGACTGGGCTTTCAGTGCAACTGGTAGCATAGAAGGACAGTGGGCAAAAAAGCATGGAAACCTGGTTTCTCTCAGTGAACAGAATCTGATTGATTGTTACGATTGGGGTTCTGGATGTTATGGTGGATCCGCATCGCATGCCTTTGATGAAGTGATTGAACTTCAAGGCATCAACTCTGCTGAAACTTACCTTTACACAGGAAAG gaTAGAGACTACTGCAGATTTCAGCCAGATAAAATTGCTGCTAAAATCACTGACGACAAATGGGTTTGGGGAGGCGAGGCAGCATTGGAACAAGCTGTGAGAGAGATAGGACCGATGTCTGTTGTGATTAATGCAAGTCTGAAATCCTTTCAACATTATAAAGGAG GAGTTTACTATGATGAAAATTGCAATGGATATGTAAccgatgaagtgctggtggttgGTTTTGGAATTGAGGATGGAATGAACTATTGGCTGGTTAAAAACAG CTGGGGAACAGACTGGGGTGAAGACGGGTACATCAAAATTGCTAAGGATAGAGGGAATCACTGTGAAATTGCCAGTTTTGTGCGGTACCCTGTCGTGTAA